The Clostridia bacterium genome includes the window ATAGAAGGCCAGGTGCGCGAGTGCCGGCAGTACGCGGAGCGGAACGGGCTGAAAATCATTGATATTTACGCCGATAAGGCTCAATCCGGGCGGACGGACAACCGCGCCGAGTTCCAGCGTATGCTGCGCGACGCGAAGCGGGGCAAATTCGCCGTTTTGCTCGTCTGGAAGATAGATCGCTTCGGCAGAAATCGCGAGGAAATAGCGCGAAATAAAGCCTTCCTGCGGCTTGCCGGCGTGAGCGTCGAATACGCGTGCGAGCATATCCCCGACGGGCCCGAGGGTATTATCCTGGAAGCGGTGCTCGAGGGTATGGCGGAATACTATTCCGCGAACCTGGCGCAGAACACGCTCCGCGGGATGAGAGAGAACGCGCTGAAGGCGAAAAGCAACGGCAGCGGGATCGCGACCGGGTACGTCACCGGCGCCGACGGGCGTTTCGTCGTCGAGCCGCACGAAGCGGAGCTCGTCCGGAAGGTGTACTCCGACTATCTCGACGGCCGCACGATGGGAGAGATCGCCGCGAGTTTGCAGGCGTACAGCACGAAGCGCGGTAAGAAGTTCACGATACAGTCGGTGGCGAAGATCTTACGGAACAGGAATTATATCGGCGAATATCGCTGGATGGACGTAGTTATTCCGGACGGTATGCCGGCGATCATCGACGACGATACTTTCGGCCGCGTGCAGCTCAGGCTGGCGGAGCGCGGGCGTAATCACAGGAAAGGGGCAACGTATATGCTGACGGGCAAGGTCTTCTGCGGGCACTGCGGCGGTTCGATGGTCGGGACGTCCGGCACGAGTAAGACCGGCGACGTTCACTATTATTATTCCTGCCTGCACCGAAAGCAGGGCAAGGGCTGCAAGAAGATGAGCGTCCGGAAAGAGTGGCTGGAGCGCGAGGTCGTGAAGCTGACCGTCGAGAACGTGCTGCGGGACGACGTTATCGAGCTGATCGCCGACAAGGTTATGGAGCTTCAGTATAAGGAGCGCGAGGACAACAGCAAGGTTGTCTGGTTCGAAGAGAAGCTCGCCGAGACGCAGAAGGGTATCGACAACCTCGTGAAAGCGATCGAGAACGGGCTTCTGACCGAGGAGATCGACCTGCGTTTGCGGCAGCTTGCGGACGACAAAGCCGCCTACCAGAACGAGCTGGCGGCGGCGCAGGCGGTGCAGCCGATTTTGCCCAGGGATACAATCGTCGCGTGGATGAAGCTTTTTAAGTCCGGCGACGTTGACGATCCCGAATACTGCCGGCGCCTCATCGACACCTTCGTGAACAAAATCGTTTTGTATGACGATAGGATAATTATTACCTATAATTACAGCGGCGACAGTCGCCGGGAGGTCCCGATCGCGGATCTGGAGGCTGCCGCAGAGTTCGAAAGTTATAGCCCCGGGTGGGCCAGATATCCCGATACGGCAATACTGCCGTATCGGGATATCTTTTTCGGCCCGCCCGAAGGGATTCGAAACGAGCTCTGATTCGCGCAGCGAATCAGCAGCAAAGCGCCGGTGGCGCTTTGCGCAAGCGAGAAGAGAACCTGCCCGCCGCTGACACAAGAAGGACGAACTCCATACCATTATCTTAATCATCCACTCCGATTCGCATATCCCCTCTATAAATAATAACGCTATTGCATAACAAACGTTTCTCTGCTATAATAATCACGGTGATAATTATGCTAAATCTCCCCCTCATACGCAAAACCGAAGACTTCCTGAAGCGCACATTCGACGACAGCGAATACCTCTCTTCACACCCTGACGCGAAGGCGTACCGCCTCGAACACACCTACCGCGTGGCAAATATCGGACGCCTCATCGCCGCGAAAGAGGGCTTCGACGAAACGGAGGCGGTCATCGCCTGCCTGCTTCACGATATCTCCTACTGCGAAGACTTCGGCGAGGACGGCTGGATCGAGCACGGCAGACGCGCCGCGCAGATAGCGCGCCCGTTCCTGACGGAGCTCGGGCTCGCGGAGGATCGCGTAAACGATATATGCTACGGCATCGCGATCCACGTTGACGACGAGGCCGACTTCGACGGCGAGCGCACACCATTCGCCCTCACCGTCGGCGACGCGGACAACATCGACCGCTTCGACGTCTACCGCATCCACGAGGGGCTTTGTTACGCCGGATTCCTCGAAAAGAGCTTCAGCGAAAAGCGGGAGTACGTCGCCGCCCGCCTCGCGAAGCTTCGCGAGCTGCGCGAGGCACCCGTCGGCACCGCGGCCGCGAAGGAAATGTGGACTTCCCGCCTCGACTACTATACCGGCTTTTACGAAAAGCTGCTCAGCCAGCTCGAAAACAGCGAAAGCATAACGGAATGATCCGTATATATCCCCCGCAAAGCGCACATAACAATACCGAAAGAGAGGTATTGTTATGTTCAAACACGAAAAGAAACTGTTCCACCCGGTCGGCGTCGAACGACCGAATCCGCAGTACGCGGCGCTGCTTCACGAGCAGCTCGGCGGCTGCAACGGCGAGCTGAAGGCCGCGATGCAATATATGGCGCAAAGCTTCAGGATCAAGGACACCGAGATCAAGGATCTGTTTATGGATATCGCCGCCGAAGAGCTCGGCCATATGGAGATGGTCGCGGAAACGATAAACCTGCTCAACGGACACGACGTCGATTACCGCACGGTTCCCGCGGGCGAGATACAGACCCACGTGGTGCTCGGGCTCAACCCCGGGCTGATAAACGCCTCCGGATACTCCTGGACGGGCGACTACGTTTCCGTTACCGGCGACCTCTGCGCAGACCTGCTCTCGAATATCGCTTCCGAACAGCGCGCGAAGGTCGTCTATGAATACCTATACCGCCAGATAGAAGACAAAAAGGTGCGCGAGACGATCGACTTCCTGCTCAACCGCGAGGAGGCGCATAACCAGATGTTCC containing:
- a CDS encoding recombinase family protein, which codes for IEGQVRECRQYAERNGLKIIDIYADKAQSGRTDNRAEFQRMLRDAKRGKFAVLLVWKIDRFGRNREEIARNKAFLRLAGVSVEYACEHIPDGPEGIILEAVLEGMAEYYSANLAQNTLRGMRENALKAKSNGSGIATGYVTGADGRFVVEPHEAELVRKVYSDYLDGRTMGEIAASLQAYSTKRGKKFTIQSVAKILRNRNYIGEYRWMDVVIPDGMPAIIDDDTFGRVQLRLAERGRNHRKGATYMLTGKVFCGHCGGSMVGTSGTSKTGDVHYYYSCLHRKQGKGCKKMSVRKEWLEREVVKLTVENVLRDDVIELIADKVMELQYKEREDNSKVVWFEEKLAETQKGIDNLVKAIENGLLTEEIDLRLRQLADDKAAYQNELAAAQAVQPILPRDTIVAWMKLFKSGDVDDPEYCRRLIDTFVNKIVLYDDRIIITYNYSGDSRREVPIADLEAAAEFESYSPGWARYPDTAILPYRDIFFGPPEGIRNEL
- a CDS encoding HD domain-containing protein, producing MIIMLNLPLIRKTEDFLKRTFDDSEYLSSHPDAKAYRLEHTYRVANIGRLIAAKEGFDETEAVIACLLHDISYCEDFGEDGWIEHGRRAAQIARPFLTELGLAEDRVNDICYGIAIHVDDEADFDGERTPFALTVGDADNIDRFDVYRIHEGLCYAGFLEKSFSEKREYVAARLAKLRELREAPVGTAAAKEMWTSRLDYYTGFYEKLLSQLENSESITE
- a CDS encoding manganese catalase family protein, which codes for MFKHEKKLFHPVGVERPNPQYAALLHEQLGGCNGELKAAMQYMAQSFRIKDTEIKDLFMDIAAEELGHMEMVAETINLLNGHDVDYRTVPAGEIQTHVVLGLNPGLINASGYSWTGDYVSVTGDLCADLLSNIASEQRAKVVYEYLYRQIEDKKVRETIDFLLNREEAHNQMFRDAFNKVQNTGSDRDFGTTKAARMYFSMSEPSPNNNPFSDVDTKHPSFK